ACAACGTACGTCTGAATCTCTGTCAGGACTCATGCTTAAACATGAGGGGAAATTAACCTCGTCAAATTTATTCTAGTCTTTCGTCAGGTTAGATTTTCCCCAGAATTGTGTTAATGTCTACGGTTTTATCAGACTCAGTAACTATGGGCGACGTGGCACAGTCGAGCCTCGTCTTCATGAGAGATACTGAATCACTTGGACCCTGTAGGTTTGAAGTGGCTGCTaaatatttattgattcattcCTCAccactgtatataaacatgacCGCTGCCAAAAAGAGAAGCTAAAGTCAAGGTGCACATTAAATAAACCTtcctcaaagatgatttctgtcattttaggcagttcttatcacactgatttatgtTCAAGTATTTTCCGGTacgttttgttttgtcttgtcaACGTCTGTTAgaaccaagttgttttaataGAAACTCAAGTCTACAGCAGTTGAGTTCTCAACCATTTTAGGTTGAGAACCAGTTAAACATCTTTAACACATACAGTtagttacatttctttttataaaacTTGATTTTGATTTGTTGCATATTATTCTGTTAGTCCTGCAATCACAAGAGCGGCTGCAAACAATTTCTTCACCTCAATTCTACGGATCTTTTtccttatttgttttgtgtgcacCAGTTATTAAACACTAATTATCCTCACGTTGAGCTCTGTGTTCCTGCTGTTTGCGAGAAATTCTCACTACTCTCACAACTTTGAACAGAGAGCAGCTGTGTTGCTCATTCTCCTCATGAACCTTGAAGCCAGCAGGGGTCCTCCTGTCTCATTTTCTGCTCCTGCAGAATCCTGTTAGGTTACAGTGCATTAGAAAGAATCGGGACATGAGGCAACACAGAGGAAGGCGTTTGTATATTATCCATTTTCTGTGGCAAAACTCCTCTGAAGATGTGAGCACAGTATGAACTTATGGGAATCTCGGGCATTACACAATAACGGGGCCACATTGAAAGTCCTTGTAAGTGTTGTCATGCTGTAAAGTCttggtgacacacacatatttgaaGTTGTGcaggctgctgttgttttgctgtCTGTTTGAGcacctcttgtttttcttcattctATAGGAAGTCAGCCTGTGGTTCGGCTGAGAGCTGGCTAACTGTCACCTCTCTGCAGGTAGATCCAGTCAGGATGCTGGCGGTTCTTTGGGCCGGTGTCACGTGGCACAGCGCTGCGTTCTCAGTGCAGTGCAGACACGCCCCGTAGCTCTCCTGCTGTCCGTTTGAGAACCGCGTGGAGATGCACGTGTCCTTATTGTGCTGTGAGTTAGATCCGAGGCGTTCTCTCGGATTTGACTGTGGACTTCCCTTGTAGATCCTCTGTCGTAACGTAGACGTGTCTCTGTAGAGGCACTCGCGAAAGTTGGGTTTGCACAGCAGGTAGACCACAGGGTTGTAGATGGTGGAAGATTTGGCGAATACGGCGGCCAGGGCGAAGGCTGCAGGAGGAACTCGTGTGGCATCTCCGAAAGCAGCCCACATGGCCACAGCAGCATATGGGGTCCAGGCGCCCAGGAAGCCGATGCACACGGCTACTGACAGCTACAGACAagaagcacagaaacacacaaacaagtcatGCAGAAGAGTTTAGTGTCACATCAGTGGAAAAGTAAAGCTGGAAATATTTAGTATTATCCCCTTATTTAAGATTACAGACATAAACGGATTTGCAAGAGAAAGCTCTTCAAATAATTTTACCACATTTTTTATAATCTTTGAATAATTTAATATGAATGTCCTGGAATCCTGCAAACTGCAAAACCTGAAGTCAGGGAATGCTGCAGcgacacacactcatattctCTGACCTTGACAATGAGAGCGTGTGCATTGTTGGTCTTGGTCTGCGGTGACACATGCTGCTGGACGGCCTGACGCGAGCCCCGCACTGTCAGCAGAATGAAGGTGTAGGAGAGGAAGATGACGGTGCAGGGCAGTGCATAGCAAAATAGGAAAAGGCAGACGATGTAAGACAAAGCTGAAAGCTCGTGGTTGGGTGCATGCCAGTCAATGCAGCAGGCTGTGCCGTAAGGCTCGGCACTGTAATGTCCCCACTGTGCCAGGGGCCCCACGGCAAACACAGATGCGTAGCACCACACTCCAACCACCAGGAGGCGGGCATGTGAAGAGGAGAACTTGTTACCTGATcagacaggagaaataaaaaaatgcttttgttgttgttgtggttgtttttttgtgtcggCATCAACGTGCTCACGGGTTCAGTTCAACATCCGCTCACCGTGGTTAGGGAAGCAGACCTTAAGGCAGCAGACTAAGGAGAGGGCTGTGAGGTTGGTCAAGCTGCACAGACCAAACAGTACTCCGCACATGGCGTAGAGCTGACAGGTGATTTCTCCAAACAGCCACCTGCGTgcaaagaagggggggggggagagacgtGACAGAGACCAGGGCTGCAGCTCATGATAATTTTCAttacctctgctaaggaggctatgttttctttactgtttGTCTGACTGTCAGCAGGATTCTGCAAAAATTCAggaactgattttattgaagCCTGGTGGGAGGATGGGGAGTGGACCAAGGATAACCCTGGTTTTGGAACAGATTCGATTTTAATTATAGTGAGTGGTTGCTAATTATTGTTCGATGACAAGTTAATTTGACGTTGAGATTTTAGAAAAGAGAGACTGGAGGGTACCTGTGTGAAAAACATGATGGTATTGCCAAGGGGAATAAAGACAGCGTCATCCCAAGGTCACTGATAGAGAGATTGATTATGAAGAACTCTGCCGGCTTCAAGGTCGACCACTTGTGATATGCAACAAGTAGCAGGATGCAGTTTCCCATGAGGGACAGGACACctaaataagaaataaagaacAGGGAGAGATTGTGCGGACGGGTCATAGATGTGAAGAGTCAGCAGAGGATCAACACAGCAGAGGTTCAAATGTTGGGTGTAGACTTACAAAATACGCTGTAAGTGGAACCCATGAAGAAGTCGTGCTCCTTGGAGATGGTGGAGGCAAACACAGCAGATGTGTCTGAAGCATTTCCCATCTgaaatgtcaacacacacaagttaaTTGCACACAATGCAGTGATTGATGAATTTGCAGACACTCGATACTCCACTGGAGATGTTGACAGCTGGAATGAAAAGGCAAGACAAGTGTATTTGCAGCAACATTCATCATCAGCGCTTTACATAAGATGATAAAAGGCTTCGTGACAACATGGAAAAGCCACATGAGAcaatacagaaaagaaagatttAGATATTAAGTTAAGTAGAGAATAGAAATGACAGTGCAATGTAAGAAATgagtaattatttgatttaataataatcGACTCTCTTCAGCATTGATTTACAAGAACTTAGAGTTGCAGCAGaactgaaaacactcaaaaGGAGCAAATGTATTGTTCCCTCcaccaatgaggttatgttttcatctgcgtttgttggttagttggcaggattatgcaaaaactacttggCGGATTGCCACGAAACTTAGTGGAAAGAACCGACTACATTTTCGATGCTGATCAGGATCAGGGGGAGGATCCAGCAATTTCACTTTTCCTCAACACTGCGAGAAAATGtccactgatttctcagagaatgattcatgCATTTTGCTGAAAAGAATCAGGCTTGTTTAGGGGCTTAGATTGATAttgagtctgtgcaatttggtgcagattcaaaatacaaaaacccAGTGAATTAAAATTTCACAAGGGGAGAATTGGGCCGTGTTGAATTACTGCAGCAAAAACAGCCTGAGGTCAGTGTTTGAAACCAGATAAACAATTGTCCAGTTTTGTTTCTAAAGCATCTTAAATCTGCTCTATAATTGTAAAGTTCAAGCTGTTCTTTGTCACTGTCCCTGTTGCACGATTCTTGCTGCCTGCAGGATCAACTgtagaaattaatgaaaaagctttttttattctttagatGAAAATAATCCTCCACAAAAGATGAGGACAATTCAAGCTGGATTGACAGATGGAAAGAATTATTTGAAAGACTGTGCCTTTCAGGATTTACAACAGGACTGTGAGATGAGAGATTAGAAGCTTGACAACAAACACAGCTATGATTTAGATAATGTACAGTCAAATTtgctgggtaaaaaaaaaagaaggaaaagctGGTGAAATTGCAGGTTTGTCCTCAGACGACACATGGAGGAGTGGTAAAGATGCAATGAGCGATGCTGAGCGTGTGGTCGTTCTGCCTGGACGGAGAGCTGCCAGCCACCGGAGAAattcagagagaaagtgaaCCTAATAGAAGAATCCTAACAGTGTCCTCAGCATCAGTTTAAGCAGCAGTTTGAGACACTCACACTCCCTGTTATGAGCCATACTTGTAATCTAGGCAATCAGTATCTTCTTCTCAGCTTCCGACGAACAAGAAGATGATTGCTATTCACAGCATCACTCTGCCTCGACGGAGGaaggagaaatgaaatgaaatccgAGGAGGGGAAAGTGGTGCGCAGAGACAAATCTGGAGCAAAATTTGAAGCGCCGTCAGAGATGACGCAGGGGCAATATCGACTCTCAAGGTCTTAAGCAATCACACAGGATAAAGAACGAGGCTTCATTACTATGCAAGCGTGCACACCAGTCAATTACGAAACGTCCAGTCAGTCTGAGTGGAGGAGACTCGGCAGAGTGAAGTAGTTATGACCAGTTTTAGTGCCACTCAAGTCCACTGTTGTGTCAGCACATTAAGGAATCTCCCATCAATTAAACGTATTCCCCCTCATTTAGATTCGCTGGAGCCCAAGGTTACATTCAGAGTTTTTTCTTGTGAGTGTAATATCTCAGGAAGGGAATCGTTTCAAATTTGGCAAACATgatcacttggactcactgatgaactgattacattttgggtggtcaaaggtcaaagttcaaggtcagGGACGCCtcgaaaaacatgtttttgtcctcTTGAATGTTGGAGGAATGAtgccatgatgacatcacaatgaaGCCATATAGTGTAGTTATGCATTAACTGTTGCTACCAATAACATTAGAGACGCAATCCACAGCTTATTTAGATTAAGAAGTCATTTGTCATTGTATTGTGTTAATGAcctcatgatgacatcattatgaaatgtCACTATTATAATATAGAAATGTTATTCCCTGATTGAGGTATATGCATCATGTGCAGGGGGATGCTTTTGGGTGATTTGGCCAAAAATGTTATTATGATAGAAATCTTCAGTTGATAGCTGGTGTGATTTATAAGCATCATATTGGCAAATATtaaactgtttttgtgttgctgaTTAATTATAGTTATAGTTCCAATACCCAGTCTTACCTTAAAGTGTCTCTCACTAACACAGACAGACTGTACATTTGTCCTTTCTACCACAGCTGAACTCATTCTGTGTCCAAACATGTCGAAGCATCCCCACACAGCCCtgtgctgtgtgaatgttttaatCAAGGGGAGGCGGCAGACACAAAGAGCCGGGGACAGCTTCACCAGCTGAACTGTGCCTCTGGTGCGCTCTGACAGATTGAGTATTTTGAGTCTGGCTAAACTGTGACACTGCTATTATCATTTCTCTGAGCCCGGCCGAATAACTCATCTGTTCAGCTGAGATTAACTGGGAGCCTTTGAGACGGCGACATTGACCTCCAGATGATGCTGGTGTGGGGTAAACCCCGCGATTTAATTCTTGATGAACATTTCACCCTCATCCTCACTTCATTAACCCAGGGTTTCTGTGTCTTTGGAGACATTTTGActgtgaggaaaatgttttaaattgatCTATATGCAGTTCACTGCTGTCGTCATCATGGCAGGTAATACATACGTTTGTGACGGGGTTTTTTCCAGCTGCATGTCATTAAAAtcacgtgtctcatgtgatGCCTGTCACTCAGAACCATTAAATGTCTGCCGTCATTTAAGGGCTGACAGGCACGTCGAGGTGTGTAAGTGCGAGGCCAGTGCGGCCACATGCATGAGCTCATGCGGTGACAGTTCCAGTGTCTGTCTGCATGGTTTTGAGAGATTGACAGGCAGTGGCACAGCTCAATCCTTTGACTCGTGTTCACAATTGACCTCTGAATATAAAAAATCTGAACTCCCTGAGGTTCTTACCCAGTGGAAACTAATGTATCTTGAAATTCAGTATGGAAAGTCTGACTAATCTTAATTATTTCCATCCATTTAATCTGACATTTTACTTTCAGCCCATACATGTCTCATGCAGAACATAATGTTGCTATTAATGATTATAGCCGAAGAAAAACAGCCTCCAGTGCATCTTCATTGTGACATTACATACACCAGCGTCTGTGCCTCTGACGTTATGAATCATAAAATACTGTGTATTTCTGAATGTAAAGTGTCACGTTGAATCTTGTCTGCTCGGGTTCACCCCGTCCTCTTTCACTGGTGCATTTCAGGGGACTATTTGACttttgatattattatttatgctCTTATGAGTTTAAAACATCTTAGCTAATACATTCCAGCTAATTTACCATGTTGAACTTCatgatgttttcttatttacttATATTTATTCGCGATGTGAAGCTGACCAAAGTGCAGatgacataaaaaaatatttttcaacaaCTAATTGTTATTTCAATACAATAATTATCTGTATTAATCAACCATTCTTCAGATTGATTGTTTCATCCATTTTCTTGACTATtataaatgacaaagaaaagcagcaaatctttGAATCGTTTTATCCGCAACTAAACAAAGCTGtgacatttttgcttgaaaagcTTTTAGACCGACTGTGTTCACCTTCACTGTGTGTCACGGCCTCCTCATCTGAGAgtgactgacactgacagtgAAAGCGAACGCCACCACGGCACAATATTTACATCATGTCTTAGCAGTGTGACAGAGTGGCTGGAGGCTACGCTGGAAAACCCTTTCAGGGCGTGATGTGACATATCTTATGTAACGACTGGGGAGAATGATCACGTGAGACATGATGTGTTTAGGGCGCCCAGCACTGCAGtgtagtgataataataataataataataataataataataacaataacctGACTGAATCAATCACTGTAAAGGTGTTTATATTTCAACATGATTTCTGTCACTTAACATGTGAATCCGAATTCAGCATCATTACATCTGCCAGGTTGTGGTTTCCTCTGCAGTCTACAGGATAtcaggattacataaaaactagtgtgtggaatttggtgcagatccaaatccaAATCTGGCTctagtgaaatgaaaatgtggtttcatacggGCTGCTGCACACGAGAGGATTTTCATCTCTTGACCGATTTTAAAAAACGTGGGAGATCACAGAcataatgacacattttttatcttataatcttcagaatacacacacactggaagatTTGTCCAGAACGTCAGACCGAACACTTTCCAGTTGTAAGGAACGATTTCACAGCTGCGATTTCAGAGActtgaaatctcacagaaactcgcgagattcttcttcttcagctctttttATGGCGGTTGGCAAACGACTTTTAGATGCATTACCTCCACTTTCTGAACTGACGTGATTGaacgtgacttcagaagaacaacaaacatggaAGAGGACCGCCCGCCTAGAACTGGCCTGATTATCCTCTGCTGTGCAGCAGCCttaaggcgactgttgggccttgtttgtttgtttgtttgtttgtttgttagttaacactactggatggattccaatgaaacttggtgggaggataTGTTATCGGTCAGGGatgaacccattacattttggtccagatccaggattttattttacattgtgagatggggtgTTTTTTGTATTAGAGGGAGTATTATGTGAATCTTGACGATAAaattctgacatatttaggggactgatatttatgagcgtgtgcaatttTGGGCAAATTCCAAATAGTAAcctagtaaatttaaatgtggtttcatagggatGTAGACCTCTGCAGTAGCTGCTGTAAGGAAACAAGGAGCCGAGAAACGTTACTTGGACATGtggctttttttatttaaagagacTGCTGGGTCTTAGCAGAGGTATCTGCTCTACTGAGTCCAATTCTAGTTGGATTTGTTGCCAATTAATGTCAAGTAAAGAGGaggattaaaaaacatttgctgttttatttagttttttcagccACTTGGGTAAGAGCAAGGTAAATAAAGACGGGGAGACAAAATAGATTAGATCGTGAGGTAGTGATGTGGAGGAGGCATCTGAGACTTTATTGTTTCTGATTAGAACAGAGAATTTATCATAAATTGTCTAATGCAAGCAATTCATTTGACATATCTGTTTTTATACAAGATGCTATAAAGAACAACTCGAGTTGGTCTGGCTTCTAAGTGTCGGTTCTTTCAGTGTCTCTGATGTGTGGGATCAGACGCCTGTGGGAAGGACAGcactgcaaaataaataaataaattcaattctGCCACCCTAGTAAGTCATGTCATCATCAGTCCACCACGAGTGCTTCCTCTTCATGACACAAACAGATTACATAACCGCAGTCTGAGTATGGCAAAGCAAAACGTTTCTGTGTCCGTGATGTCTCGTCTCAGGCAGCTGTTTGTATTTCTTAGTGGCTGTTCACTCGGAGCTTTAGTTAAAGGTCATTTACTCTGTTAAGTGATTTAATatccaatacattttaattagtcATTGTCAACACATTGATTTTCAGTTGTGAGGCGAGAGTGAGAACCCAcgaacaaaatgaaatgtcacatttctgTGCAGGCAACAACCACATAAAGCAGATCAGGAATAAAGTGATGCTGAAAAATGTCCAGCAGCCGTAGATCAGGTCTACGAACTTCAACTTTGActaaaagataaagaaaagccGAGATAAAACCGTGATCTCATCTCTGATCCTGCTGGAGATCCCACACTTTGTCTGTGATGTCTGTGCCTTCATCTCATCAGCGTTACAGACTCAACAACTTCTTTTTACATCTTGTAGACAGAATTTGAATCTTGACCAAATGTCCTTCACTAcgtaccttttttaaataatcagattttgTCATATTAGATGGAGACTTATAAAGTCAGAATAAACTACCAGACCTTTACAGCTACTTAATCGTATTATCAAATATCAAAAACCAAATGTTTGCTTTATCATCAGTAACCCCCCTGTTTGTTAATTTCTAATTACTTTGCATTACAATGTGAAAACGGTCCGGACCCCTCACCATTGTGCTGCTTACCTTCCAGGAAGGAGTGGCCTGTCCTCAGTTAAACTCATGGAGGCCAGGTGGAGAgcaggacacagaggagagaggagctcgGTCCGTcacagagaagatggagagagagaacctGCTCCGGGCTCAGGCAACGAGCAGTCCGGTTGTAAGGTATCCTCGTTTCTTTTTTCGATGACCcgcacacacgctcacacatacATCTGGCCAGGTGGGCACGCTCTCAGTCCCTCATACGAGCATGTGCACCCATCATCATCGTGGAGATGCACTGTGGCCCACCGATGTAGAACGAATAGCCCACAGTGACGGCAGGccaggcagagagagggagggagggaggcagggagagagggagagagagagtaagagggagagagagtgagaaagggATCAGTATAATACTGGCAAGCGCTGAGTGTCACTGACGACTCAAAATACCGCTCCCTTCCCCATTTGTCAGTCCCAACTCGTTCCTTCCCCACTACACTTATCTCCTCCACTTGGACCTTTTGTTCCTATCAATCACGTGTGAGTGAATGGTGCACGTAAGGTGGGTTTTTACACACATCAGTTTCCACAGTTTACTCATACACAGCTAAGCTCTACACCCCTGGCATGCATCTCCAAATCGCTTGATCAGTGACTGTCTGGGAAAAGTGGCTGTTGATTTATGGATGCAACACACTGTCATGGTGGATTTTGATCCTATTTAACATCTGAAGAATATTTCTCTCTGAATATAAAACGGAGTGTGATTGAAATGGAATATTAATGTTGCAGGATGTGCCTGTGAAGTGGTAATTTGAGATAAAGCtcaaagtgagaaaaaagatttttgaTTGTAATTTCTTATTGAGGCAATAGACCATTAGACGGCTTATATTCATTTTTCATCATGGTCCTAATCGTTGACAGGGAAGAAATGAAGCTGCGCCAGGTCGATGATTGTTTTCAGTGAATGCGTTTGTCCCAGGTGATTACACTTAATTCAAGGGCCAAAAAACGTGGAGAACAAAGTGTCTCCCTCGTTCACACAGTAAACCCAATCCTTGTAGTGAGTATTTGAACGGCACCTGAAGCGCTGTGTCATCCCTCTTTATCATACCCACCCATGCAGTTTGCTCGTAGCGGCGCCGCTCGCTGACTGACAGTCATTGAAAGCTGCTTAAGGGAGCGTGGGCTCACTTGCCGAGCTGAGCCAAGGCTGCGGGGCTGTCAGAAAGCTGTAAAGAGCAGCGCTGTCTTATTAATACCTCGGCACAGAGCCCTCGTCCTTCTCGGGCCTCTCGCTGTGACACGTTGAGATGAACTTAGTGTCACAGGCCGCGAACCTCTGTGCTACCAAGTCCCTGCAGTGACTTATTAGAGATGACAGTCGTCAGGGAATGATCAGAACGGGAGGAAATTACGAGAGATCGCTGGAACATGAGAGAAGTCACTTTCCATCACAACACTAAGACGTGCATGTCAATAGATCGGTTAATTTGGTTGGTTTCATGGCTCCTAGGGATCATGACGATGTGGGTCAGCTGGTCCGCTATTTTTGTCCTGGATGAAGTATCTCAACAACTCTGGGCTCGATTGCTATTAAATTTTGCAGAGACCTTGGTGGTGTCCAGAGGATGAAGACTGACTTTAGTGAATCTGTTGACTTTTGAGAAATCAAAACCAGCGAGTTAAGTTTTTCAACTACTCTGTGAAATATCACAAAAACTATTGAATTGCTTGCTACTGTTATTGCTGCTGCGGACACATCGAGATTGTGAATCATGGTGGCAACTGATCGTGGTTTACTTTTTCgtttgtataaatacttaaaaGAATTGATACACCTCCATTTCTCCCACACATGCGACTCTCTCTGTGATTTCTGTTAAAAGTATTTTGTGGTAGTTTTTCCTaactcttgttgagggtgaagaacagaggatgtcgcatcTTGCTAAGCCCAATGAGGcatattgtgatttgtgaatatgggctctacaaatacaattttgatTGCTCCTCGTATCTTAAAGGCTTTGATGACCCCCTGACTTTTCTTGAAGAGCCatcatgaggttgacatttcCAGCTTTTAATACAATTtctcttcattcattttttatttaacaaagacaatgcacaaaaaacattcatctcAAAAGGAGAAGAGATGATTTATGCCAGATTTCAGCTATCAGCTCATTTCCATCTGCAGAAACGcaccaaatacaaaaacattaatttacatACAACACCATCAAAGAACCTCACACAAACAGTTATACAGATAAATCTACGAGTGCACATCAACAACTGCTGGAGCGAGTGTCATCGTGttaacacattcatattcattctTCTGGATAAACTGAATAATTGGTGATCATCTGACGTTTCCAAGTCCCATTATCAGTTGATGTTTCAGTTGATGTCCAGTACTTTGTTTTAAATGACAGTCTGAAATGTGAAAGGGATTGTTTGCAGAATTAATTGCGTCTCAGCTCAGCTCTTACATCTCTCATTGCATTGTTTACAGCCTCAGCAGACAGCTGAATTGAAAAGCTCTGATAAAACCCACTTTACACCGGCTGATGTAAATTAACGTATCTCGGTATTTGGAGACAAGAAGTGAAGAGACGGTGAGTTTTGGGTTTACATCCTCCATGTCGACAAACATAATTCTGTGTGTTATGTATCAGAAGCTGTAACCGTTCAATATAATTTATAGAACCAACTTTCCAAAGCGACCACACAAGATGAATGAACAGTATTTCACAATTGTGTCCCAGCGACAGGGAGGAAAACGATGCCATTATGGGAGATttaatagaaatacaaatatatggAGGTTGATATACTTTACTTACCTGGATTAATCCTCCTAAGGGACTCGTCTGTGTTGCCTcaaggcagaaaaacacaatttatttgaatgctagaaataaatgtatttctaagATGTGGAAGACTGATAATACACCTTCCACCGCCCTGTGTTTCCAAGAAAAACCTTTATACAGAAATGGCCTGTGAGAAAATAATGTTTAACCTTTGAGAAACATTGGAGCGACTTTTAGCATAGGTCATATTCACTTGTTTGAGCTGTGATGTTTAGGAACATGTTGCACATACTTTAAATAAGTAATGATATCATATTTGTTTAtctttaaatagtttttctaACCTTATCATCTTATTCAAATCAATATATTTCTATGTATCCTTGTCGGTAACAGCCAGTGGcaggaggcattatgttttcaagtcgtccatctgtctgttcaTCGCATTCTTGTCAACACGACATCTCAAGAaagccttgagggaatttctgcaaatttggtacaaatctacgtgattagattttgttggtcaaaaggtcaaagtcGCTCTGACGTCATGTTCTCGTGAACGTGATACATATTATTATACAAGTTATGTTTATATTGTTGAGTGACAGTGAGCTGAAATGATCACCCGGCCCTGTTAGCTTAGCAGCATCTGTACACTGAGGGCAGAGTTCATCCCTCAACTTTTTGAGGCTGGATTACAAATCTTGAGGCTGTAGAATTAATCTGATGAGCTACTGCAATATGACTAATTGGCGCTGCTGGACATTTTTTAGTCTGCCTCTTGCTGATGAATAATTTGACTGTGAATGTAGAATAACGAACGTCTTTTGAGATGCACGTGTTTTTCtcgttttatttttctatgtaGCAACTGTCACTGTAATAACTGAATCCTACATTCTGCCCAAAGACTATGGAGAACAAGAGAAATTGAGgtgttgtgaaataaaaataaaatacagtcaatttaataatgaaaaatgttttgacatCAGTCGGAATGAATCGTCTATTATTAATCAAGCAGCTGTAGTTGacttcattatatatatatctcttcTTTTAGATACAACAGTTGTCATGTCACAAAAAGAAAGTTGgagattaaatcaaataatagtTAATTCACAGAGgaacattttcctttctttaaagttatgaaaaatgaaagattttACCATTTATATTCAGGTCACATCTCATTGCTTTATTAACCATGTCATTAGTATAAGCTGTGGTTTAAGTTGATTGTCAGggattattataataataattataattttaggAATCAATCATTTTGTAGTTGGCctaagaaaaggggaaaaagtgaataaaaaaaaaacatggactGGAGAAAATCTTGGGATCtaaccaccgaccttctggttagtggaccaccctctctacctcctgagtcac
The sequence above is drawn from the Hippoglossus hippoglossus isolate fHipHip1 chromosome 7, fHipHip1.pri, whole genome shotgun sequence genome and encodes:
- the opn7d gene encoding opsin 7, group member d, encoding MGNASDTSAVFASTISKEHDFFMGSTYSVFCVLSLMGNCILLLVAYHKWSTLKPAEFFIINLSISDLGMTLSLFPLAIPSCFSHRWLFGEITCQLYAMCGVLFGLCSLTNLTALSLVCCLKVCFPNHGNKFSSSHARLLVVGVWCYASVFAVGPLAQWGHYSAEPYGTACCIDWHAPNHELSALSYIVCLFLFCYALPCTVIFLSYTFILLTVRGSRQAVQQHVSPQTKTNNAHALIVKLSVAVCIGFLGAWTPYAAVAMWAAFGDATRVPPAAFALAAVFAKSSTIYNPVVYLLCKPNFRECLYRDTSTLRQRIYKGSPQSNPRERLGSNSQHNKDTCISTRFSNGQQESYGACLHCTENAALCHVTPAQRTASILTGSTCREVTVSQLSAEPQADFL